In Lysobacter firmicutimachus, one genomic interval encodes:
- a CDS encoding RNA-binding S4 domain-containing protein — translation MSDQHESKVAPQASVRLDLWLWAARFFKTRSLARQAVETGKVEVGGQRAKASRAVRVGDAMRVARGEEAFEIVVLGLSDTRGPAGVAQTLYAESEASRLAREQARAMRVAERTGYRAPETKPDKRARRLIRALGDIDAM, via the coding sequence ATGAGCGACCAGCACGAATCCAAAGTCGCGCCGCAAGCGTCGGTCCGCCTGGACCTATGGCTGTGGGCCGCGCGTTTCTTCAAGACCCGCAGTCTCGCGCGGCAGGCGGTGGAGACCGGGAAGGTCGAGGTCGGCGGCCAGCGCGCCAAGGCCTCGCGTGCGGTGCGCGTCGGCGATGCGATGCGGGTGGCGCGCGGCGAGGAAGCGTTCGAGATCGTCGTGCTCGGCCTCAGCGACACCCGCGGCCCGGCCGGCGTCGCGCAGACGCTCTACGCCGAAAGCGAAGCTTCGCGCCTGGCCCGCGAGCAGGCGCGCGCCATGCGCGTGGCCGAGCGCACCGGTTATCGCGCGCCGGAAACCAAGCCGGACAAGCGTGCGCGGCGGTTGATCCGCGCGTTGGGCGATATCGACGCGATGTGA
- a CDS encoding MATE family efflux transporter, protein MSSSHARGSHLLTEGPIGRTMISFALPIMAGNAAQSLNGSINSIWVGRYLGEAALTATANANNIMFFLIGSIFGIGMAATILIGQATGARDLARARRVMGTSASFFIGLSALIAAAGWFLADPVLRAMGTPAAALPLAEQYLQVIFLSMPFLYAFAFVSAALRGAGDSRTPFRFLLLSVALDIALNPLLIFGWGPVPALGIAGSAASTFFAQGVSLAAMLLHLRRKRHPLWLGRQDAHLLKIDPDVLRALIVKGVPMGLQMVLISLAMIAMISLVNAHGTVTAAGYGAALQLWTYVQMPAMAIGAACSSIAAQSVGAGRWDRVGAAARTGTMFNFLMTGALIAPLILFDRYTLALFLPEGSASFEIARHLNHISVWSFLFFGVSFVISGVVRATGAVIPPLLILGFALWGIRVPFATWLQPTLGTDALWWSFPVSALCSMLMSIAYYRWGGWRKARMMAAPERVAAPAAARAIAAPAEVPAQPPALVADASPDDGRIAAVAAKAD, encoded by the coding sequence ATGTCCTCCAGCCACGCCCGCGGCAGCCATCTGCTGACCGAAGGCCCGATCGGCCGCACCATGATCTCGTTCGCGCTGCCGATCATGGCCGGCAACGCAGCGCAATCGCTCAACGGCTCGATCAATTCGATCTGGGTCGGGCGCTACCTCGGCGAGGCCGCGTTGACCGCGACCGCGAACGCCAACAACATCATGTTCTTTCTGATCGGCTCGATCTTCGGCATCGGCATGGCCGCGACGATCCTGATCGGCCAGGCCACCGGCGCGCGCGACCTCGCCCGCGCGCGGCGGGTCATGGGCACCAGCGCCAGCTTCTTCATCGGCCTGTCGGCGCTGATCGCCGCGGCCGGCTGGTTCCTCGCCGACCCGGTGCTGCGCGCGATGGGCACGCCGGCCGCGGCGCTGCCGCTGGCCGAGCAGTACCTGCAGGTGATTTTCCTGTCGATGCCGTTCCTGTACGCCTTCGCCTTCGTCTCCGCGGCGCTGCGCGGCGCCGGCGATTCGCGCACGCCGTTCCGCTTCCTGCTGCTGTCGGTGGCGCTGGACATCGCCCTCAACCCGCTGCTGATCTTCGGCTGGGGGCCGGTGCCGGCGCTGGGCATCGCCGGCTCGGCGGCCTCGACCTTCTTCGCCCAGGGCGTGAGCCTGGCGGCGATGCTGCTGCACCTGCGGCGCAAGCGCCATCCGTTGTGGCTGGGCCGGCAAGACGCGCACCTGTTGAAGATCGATCCCGACGTGCTGCGCGCGCTGATCGTCAAAGGCGTGCCGATGGGCCTGCAAATGGTGCTGATCTCGCTGGCGATGATCGCGATGATCTCGCTGGTCAACGCCCACGGCACCGTCACCGCCGCCGGCTACGGCGCCGCGCTGCAGTTGTGGACCTATGTGCAGATGCCGGCGATGGCGATCGGCGCGGCCTGTTCCTCGATCGCCGCGCAAAGCGTCGGCGCCGGGCGCTGGGACCGGGTCGGCGCGGCGGCCCGCACCGGCACGATGTTCAACTTCCTCATGACCGGCGCGTTGATCGCCCCGCTGATCCTGTTCGACCGCTATACCCTGGCGCTGTTCCTGCCCGAGGGCAGCGCCTCGTTCGAGATCGCCCGCCACCTCAACCACATCTCGGTGTGGTCGTTCCTGTTCTTCGGCGTCAGCTTCGTGATCTCCGGCGTGGTACGCGCCACCGGCGCGGTGATTCCGCCGCTGCTGATCCTCGGCTTCGCCCTGTGGGGCATCCGGGTGCCGTTCGCGACCTGGCTGCAGCCGACGCTGGGCACCGACGCGCTGTGGTGGAGTTTCCCGGTCAGCGCGCTGTGCTCGATGCTGATGTCGATCGCCTATTACCGCTGGGGCGGCTGGCGCAAGGCGCGGATGATGGCCGCGCCCGAGCGCGTCGCCGCACCAGCCGCCGCCCGCGCCATCGCCGCGCCGGCGGAAGTGCCGGCGCAGCCGCCGGCGCTGGTCGCCGACGCCAGCCCGGACGACGGCCGCATCGCCGCGGTAGCCGCCAAGGCCGACTGA
- the rpsP gene encoding 30S ribosomal protein S16, with translation MVKIRLTRGGAKKRPFYHIIVTDSRSARDGRNIERVGFYNPVAAGNEKRVELDLERVKHWVSKGAQLTDKVADLYKQAAKAAPAA, from the coding sequence ATGGTCAAGATCCGACTGACCCGCGGCGGCGCCAAGAAGCGTCCGTTCTACCACATCATCGTCACCGACAGCCGCAGCGCCCGCGACGGCCGCAACATCGAGCGCGTCGGTTTCTACAACCCGGTGGCCGCCGGCAACGAGAAGCGCGTCGAGCTCGACCTCGAGCGCGTCAAGCACTGGGTCTCCAAGGGCGCCCAGCTGACCGACAAGGTCGCCGACCTGTACAAGCAGGCCGCCAAGGCCGCTCCGGCCGCCTGA
- a CDS encoding MarR family winged helix-turn-helix transcriptional regulator has product MTTLPPNQACSTSNLGLLFRQVRDAMWAQMERELAQAGHDLTFSQFITLKELAIGTAGVTELARAAQLNPGAMTRLLDKLETRGLVARVADPDDRRALNIHLTEAGAAIWADIDACGRRVRERAMTGLSDADRDQLHRLLEQVRDNLTFTGS; this is encoded by the coding sequence ATGACCACCCTGCCCCCGAACCAAGCCTGCTCGACCTCGAACCTCGGCCTGCTGTTCCGCCAGGTCCGCGATGCGATGTGGGCGCAAATGGAACGCGAGCTGGCCCAGGCCGGCCACGATCTGACCTTCAGCCAGTTCATCACCCTCAAGGAACTGGCCATCGGCACCGCCGGCGTCACCGAACTGGCGCGCGCCGCCCAGCTCAACCCCGGCGCCATGACCCGCCTGCTCGACAAGCTGGAAACGCGCGGCCTGGTCGCCCGCGTCGCCGATCCCGACGACCGGCGCGCGCTCAACATCCACCTGACCGAAGCCGGCGCCGCGATCTGGGCCGACATCGACGCCTGCGGCCGGCGCGTGCGCGAACGCGCCATGACCGGCCTCAGCGACGCCGACCGCGACCAATTGCACCGCCTGCTCGAACAGGTCCGCGACAACCTCACTTTCACCGGTTCCTGA
- the rplS gene encoding 50S ribosomal protein L19 produces MNKPSIHTLLQNFEAEQVQRKLPEFSPGDTVVVNVKVKEGNRERVQAYEGVVIAKKNAGLNSSFTVRKISHGFGVERVFQTHSAVIDSVNVKRRGKVRSGKLYYLRGLEGKKARIKEDLAAYARAKNAPTAE; encoded by the coding sequence ATGAACAAGCCGTCGATCCACACCCTGCTGCAGAATTTCGAAGCCGAACAGGTCCAGCGCAAGCTGCCCGAGTTCAGCCCCGGCGACACCGTCGTCGTCAACGTGAAGGTCAAGGAAGGCAACCGCGAGCGCGTCCAGGCCTACGAAGGCGTGGTCATCGCGAAGAAGAACGCCGGCCTGAACTCCTCGTTCACCGTGCGCAAGATCTCGCACGGCTTCGGCGTCGAGCGCGTGTTCCAGACCCACAGCGCCGTGATCGATTCGGTCAACGTCAAGCGCCGCGGCAAGGTCCGCTCGGGCAAGCTGTACTACCTGCGCGGCCTGGAAGGCAAGAAGGCGCGCATCAAGGAAGATCTGGCCGCCTACGCGCGCGCCAAGAACGCTCCGACCGCCGAGTAA
- the rimM gene encoding ribosome maturation factor RimM (Essential for efficient processing of 16S rRNA): MSDTTRRILLGRVLGAFGIRGEVKLESWTEPRAAIFRYQPWTVRDPQGRERELSGVRGRESGKYLIATFPDVTDRDAVEAMRGTEIYVPRSALPPPKPGEYYWVDLEGLRVVTTEGVSLGTVSHLFATGANDVLVARDDERERMIPFVIPQYVLSVDFEANLVTVDWDPDF, translated from the coding sequence ATGAGCGATACGACGCGCCGCATCCTGTTGGGCAGGGTGCTCGGCGCTTTCGGCATTCGCGGCGAAGTCAAGCTCGAGTCCTGGACCGAGCCGCGCGCCGCGATCTTCCGCTACCAGCCTTGGACCGTGCGCGACCCGCAAGGGCGCGAGCGCGAATTGTCCGGGGTGCGCGGGCGCGAAAGCGGCAAGTACCTGATCGCCACCTTTCCCGACGTGACCGACCGCGACGCGGTCGAGGCCATGCGCGGGACCGAAATCTATGTGCCGCGCTCTGCGCTGCCGCCGCCCAAGCCGGGCGAGTACTACTGGGTCGACTTGGAAGGCCTGCGCGTGGTCACCACCGAAGGCGTGTCGCTGGGCACCGTCTCGCATCTGTTCGCGACCGGCGCCAACGATGTGCTGGTCGCGCGCGACGACGAGCGCGAGCGCATGATTCCGTTCGTGATTCCGCAGTACGTGCTGTCGGTCGATTTCGAGGCCAATCTGGTCACGGTCGACTGGGACCCCGATTTCTAG
- a CDS encoding DUF937 domain-containing protein: MSASLTDDLLNQLQGQPLAQLGSQLGLSGPQTQSAVGAALPLLLGALGRNASQPQGAEALFGALQRDHAGGGGSGLDLGSVLGAVLGGGGGRQTDGAGILGHIFGGREEAAAQGLGQSTGLGGNQASALLKMLAPIVLSYLAQRMLSGGNQAAASPQQLGQVLGQEHQRIQQQDATGGLLGAVLDQDGDGQLGLGDLLKIGGSLLGGKR, encoded by the coding sequence ATGAGCGCTTCGCTGACCGACGATCTCCTCAACCAACTCCAGGGCCAGCCGCTCGCGCAGCTGGGCAGCCAGCTCGGCCTGTCGGGGCCGCAAACCCAGAGCGCAGTCGGCGCGGCGCTGCCGTTGCTGCTCGGCGCGCTGGGCCGCAACGCCAGCCAGCCGCAGGGCGCGGAAGCGCTGTTCGGCGCCCTGCAACGCGATCATGCGGGCGGCGGCGGCAGCGGCCTGGACCTAGGCAGCGTGCTCGGCGCGGTGCTCGGCGGCGGCGGCGGCCGCCAGACCGACGGTGCCGGCATCCTCGGCCACATTTTCGGCGGCCGCGAAGAGGCCGCGGCGCAGGGCCTGGGCCAGAGCACCGGCCTCGGCGGCAACCAGGCCAGCGCCTTGCTGAAGATGCTCGCGCCGATCGTGCTGTCCTACCTCGCCCAGCGCATGCTTTCCGGCGGCAATCAGGCCGCGGCCTCGCCGCAGCAACTGGGCCAGGTGCTGGGCCAGGAGCATCAGCGCATCCAGCAGCAGGACGCCACCGGCGGCCTGCTCGGCGCGGTGCTCGACCAGGACGGCGACGGCCAGCTCGGCCTCGGCGACTTGCTCAAGATCGGCGGCAGCCTGCTCGGCGGCAAGCGCTGA
- a CDS encoding cytochrome C assembly family protein, whose amino-acid sequence MTIVLIAVALYLVATGQLVAAVRNGDGRSARWWLLPANLAVLGHGLAHLLAWRNAGGADLHFFAALSLVGLGMAALTAIVGASGRMAALGVVVFPLSALMLAGYQLYGHVQHPEPLDWRLQLHAWLALLAYATLAVAALFALMLWLQERALRRREFHRWLRALPPLVELESLLFRTIGVGFALLTATLLTGVLFVENLFAQHLVHKTVLSVLSWLAFGGLLLGRWRYGWRGTVAVRWTLAAMILLVLAFFGSKFVLELVLQRV is encoded by the coding sequence ATGACAATCGTTCTCATCGCGGTCGCCCTCTATCTCGTTGCGACCGGGCAGTTGGTCGCGGCCGTGCGCAACGGCGACGGCCGCAGCGCCCGGTGGTGGCTGCTGCCGGCCAATCTGGCCGTGCTCGGCCACGGCCTGGCGCACCTACTGGCCTGGCGCAACGCGGGTGGGGCCGATCTGCATTTCTTCGCCGCGCTGTCGCTGGTCGGCCTAGGCATGGCGGCGCTGACCGCGATCGTCGGCGCCTCCGGGCGCATGGCCGCACTCGGCGTGGTGGTGTTCCCGCTGTCGGCGCTGATGCTGGCCGGCTACCAGCTGTACGGCCATGTCCAGCACCCGGAGCCGCTGGACTGGCGCCTGCAATTGCACGCCTGGCTGGCCTTGCTGGCCTACGCCACCCTCGCCGTCGCGGCGCTGTTCGCGCTGATGCTGTGGCTGCAGGAACGCGCCCTGCGCCGGCGCGAGTTCCACCGCTGGTTGCGCGCATTGCCGCCGCTGGTGGAACTGGAAAGCCTGCTGTTCCGCACCATCGGCGTCGGCTTCGCGCTGCTGACCGCGACCCTGCTGACCGGGGTGCTGTTCGTCGAGAACCTGTTCGCCCAGCACCTGGTGCACAAGACCGTGCTCAGCGTGCTGTCCTGGCTGGCTTTCGGCGGTCTGCTGCTGGGGCGCTGGCGCTACGGCTGGCGCGGCACGGTCGCGGTGCGCTGGACCCTGGCGGCGATGATCCTGCTGGTCCTGGCCTTTTTCGGCAGCAAGTTCGTGCTGGAACTGGTGCTGCAGCGGGTCTGA
- the trmD gene encoding tRNA (guanosine(37)-N1)-methyltransferase TrmD, with amino-acid sequence MRIDIVSLFPEFVAQCAAFGVVGRAGERGLLALHGWNPRDYAEGNYRRVDDRPFGGGPGMVMLIEPLRAAIRAARAADPTPARVVYLSPQGARLDQAKVRELAGHERLILLCGRYEGVDERLIQAEVDEEVSIGDYVLSGGELAAAVVVDAVARLQEGALNDAESAVQDSFEDGLLDCPHYTRPVEHELGAVPAVLMSGNHALIAKWRRQQSLGRTWQRRPDLLDEAALSKADRQLLAAYRAELAAQAAAGVAETVSRLDPAVAAAGETGRDPGASA; translated from the coding sequence ATGCGCATCGACATCGTCAGCCTGTTTCCCGAGTTCGTCGCGCAATGCGCGGCGTTCGGCGTGGTCGGCCGGGCCGGCGAGCGCGGGCTGTTGGCGCTGCACGGCTGGAATCCGCGCGATTACGCCGAGGGCAATTACCGCCGCGTCGACGACCGCCCGTTCGGCGGCGGCCCGGGCATGGTGATGCTGATCGAACCGCTGCGGGCGGCGATCCGCGCCGCGCGCGCGGCCGACCCGACGCCGGCGCGGGTGGTCTATCTGAGCCCGCAGGGCGCGCGCCTGGACCAGGCCAAGGTCCGCGAACTGGCCGGGCATGAGCGCCTGATCCTGCTGTGCGGACGCTACGAGGGCGTCGACGAGCGGCTGATCCAGGCCGAGGTCGACGAGGAAGTGTCGATCGGCGACTACGTCCTGTCCGGCGGCGAACTGGCGGCGGCGGTGGTGGTCGACGCGGTCGCGCGACTGCAGGAGGGCGCGCTCAACGACGCCGAGTCCGCGGTCCAGGACAGCTTCGAGGACGGCCTGCTGGACTGCCCGCACTACACCCGCCCGGTCGAGCACGAGTTGGGCGCGGTGCCGGCGGTGCTGATGTCGGGCAACCATGCCCTGATCGCCAAGTGGCGCCGCCAGCAATCGCTGGGCCGGACCTGGCAACGCCGCCCGGACCTGCTCGACGAGGCTGCCCTGTCCAAGGCCGACCGCCAGTTGCTGGCGGCTTACCGGGCCGAACTGGCTGCCCAGGCCGCCGCGGGCGTGGCCGAAACCGTTTCCAGGCTCGATCCGGCCGTCGCGGCCGCGGGCGAGACCGGCCGGGACCCGGGCGCAAGCGCCTGA
- the ffh gene encoding signal recognition particle protein, with product MFESLTQRLSGTIERLRGRGRLTEENIRESLREVRIALLEADVALPVVQALIERIKVRAVGQEVLKSLTPGQALIKVVRDELTAVMGSQAADLNLNVPAPAVILMAGLQGAGKTTTVGKLAKHLRERRKKKVMVVSADVYRPAAIEQLRQLAEQVEVLFFPSSASQKPEEIVRAAIADAKKSFVDVLLVDTAGRLAIDEAMMTEIKALHAAVAPVETLFVVDSMTGQDAAITAKAFAEALPLTGVVLTKTDGDARGGAALSVRYVTGRPIKFIGVGEKPDGLDVFHPDRVASRILDMGDVLSLVEQVEQQVDKDKAQKLAEKVAKGKKFDLNDMKDQLEQMQNMGGLHGLMDKLPGMGQIPDAVKNQITGKEVPRMVAIINSMTKKERRNPTLLNGSRRARIAKGAGLTPADVNKLMKQYQQMEKMMSKLSGGGMKGLMRGMRGMMGGRGGMPFR from the coding sequence ATGTTCGAATCCCTGACCCAACGCCTGTCCGGCACCATCGAGCGCCTGCGCGGCCGCGGCCGTCTGACCGAAGAGAACATCCGCGAGTCGCTGCGCGAAGTGCGCATCGCCCTGCTCGAAGCCGACGTCGCCCTGCCGGTGGTGCAGGCCCTGATCGAGCGGATCAAGGTGCGCGCGGTCGGCCAGGAAGTGCTCAAGTCGCTGACCCCGGGCCAGGCCCTGATCAAGGTCGTGCGCGACGAGCTGACCGCGGTCATGGGTTCGCAGGCCGCCGACCTCAACCTCAACGTGCCGGCGCCGGCGGTGATCCTGATGGCCGGCCTGCAGGGCGCCGGCAAGACCACCACGGTCGGCAAGCTGGCCAAGCACCTGCGCGAACGGCGCAAGAAGAAGGTGATGGTGGTCTCGGCCGACGTCTACCGTCCGGCCGCGATCGAACAGCTGCGCCAGCTCGCCGAGCAGGTCGAAGTGCTGTTCTTCCCGTCCAGCGCATCGCAGAAGCCCGAAGAGATCGTGCGCGCGGCGATCGCCGACGCCAAGAAGTCGTTCGTCGACGTGCTGCTGGTCGATACCGCCGGCCGCCTCGCCATCGACGAAGCGATGATGACCGAGATCAAGGCGCTGCACGCCGCGGTCGCGCCGGTCGAGACTCTGTTCGTGGTCGACTCGATGACCGGCCAGGACGCCGCGATCACCGCCAAGGCCTTCGCCGAGGCGCTGCCGCTGACCGGCGTGGTGCTGACCAAGACCGACGGCGACGCCCGCGGCGGCGCCGCGCTGTCGGTGCGTTACGTGACCGGCCGGCCGATCAAGTTCATCGGCGTCGGCGAGAAGCCCGACGGTCTGGACGTGTTCCATCCCGACCGCGTCGCCAGCCGCATCCTCGACATGGGCGACGTGCTGTCGCTGGTCGAGCAGGTCGAGCAACAGGTCGACAAGGACAAGGCGCAGAAGCTCGCCGAGAAAGTCGCCAAGGGCAAGAAGTTCGACCTCAACGACATGAAGGACCAGCTCGAGCAGATGCAGAACATGGGCGGCCTGCACGGGCTCATGGACAAGCTGCCGGGCATGGGCCAGATCCCCGATGCGGTCAAGAACCAGATCACCGGCAAGGAAGTGCCGCGGATGGTCGCGATCATCAACTCGATGACCAAGAAGGAGCGGCGCAATCCGACCCTGCTCAACGGCTCGCGCCGGGCGCGCATCGCCAAGGGCGCCGGCCTGACCCCGGCCGACGTCAACAAGCTGATGAAGCAGTATCAGCAGATGGAGAAGATGATGAGCAAACTCTCCGGCGGCGGCATGAAGGGCTTGATGCGCGGCATGCGCGGGATGATGGGCGGCCGCGGCGGGATGCCGTTCCGCTGA